A region from the Microcella frigidaquae genome encodes:
- the glgX gene encoding glycogen debranching protein GlgX yields the protein MPVNDPLDRLGVHLSDGVGDLRVFSAHATAIELCLFAEDDPTWVAETIDLEPVGGGIWQASTPSLRPGARYALRADGPEGPRHAFDRERLLLDPYARGLARTPDGGWRAYVQDDSFDWGGVAKPRVPRDRVVLYEAHVKGLTKLAPELPEELRGTYAGLAHPATIDYLLDLGVTTVELLPMHQFVSEQRLQGQGLVNYWGYNTLNYFTPHAAYATRSAQSGGTGAVLREVKGMVKLLHEAGLEVVLDVVYNHTAEEGADGPTTSFRGLDAATWYRQTDDGRYIDTTGCGNTIDFSQPVAQRLVLDSLRYWANEVQIDGFRFDLMATLGRDAAAVFDPEHPLLRAILDDPELQGVTMIAEPWDVGMGGWQVGRFPAGYHEWNDGFRDRARAFWLTDLGAARAQGTAPEGIGSLARRMTGSAHVFAEERGPLASVNFITAHDGFTLADLTAYGTKHNAGNGEENRDGTDNNRSYNFGVEGATDDPGITLDRRKAMRNLLGTLLLSAGMPMLTAGDEIGRTQRGNNNAYCHDSELTWIDWHLEGWQHDLRRVVQRLLQLRRENPALRPQRYGRWGETVPHATQMDWFNKDGAAMTMEDWDSPAERTLQYLAASTPEVEAFNRILLIVHGLEEPVEVTLPAHEGVEAYTLLWDSAHDRLDAHEPVHAPGERLTVGPASMLLFRAEGPAEGDG from the coding sequence ATGCCCGTGAACGATCCTCTCGACCGTCTGGGCGTGCACCTCAGCGACGGGGTCGGAGACCTGCGCGTCTTCAGCGCCCACGCCACTGCCATCGAGCTGTGCCTGTTCGCCGAGGACGACCCGACGTGGGTGGCGGAGACCATCGACCTCGAGCCGGTCGGTGGCGGCATCTGGCAGGCGAGCACCCCCTCCCTGCGCCCGGGCGCCCGCTACGCGCTGCGCGCCGACGGGCCGGAGGGGCCGCGACATGCCTTCGACCGCGAGCGGCTGCTGCTCGACCCCTACGCCCGCGGGCTCGCCCGCACGCCCGACGGCGGCTGGCGCGCGTACGTGCAGGACGACTCCTTCGATTGGGGAGGCGTCGCCAAGCCCCGGGTGCCGCGCGACCGCGTCGTGCTCTACGAGGCGCACGTCAAAGGTCTGACGAAGCTCGCCCCCGAGCTGCCGGAGGAGCTGCGCGGCACCTACGCCGGCCTCGCCCACCCGGCCACCATCGACTACCTGCTCGACCTCGGCGTGACGACCGTCGAGCTGCTGCCGATGCACCAGTTCGTCAGCGAGCAGCGGCTGCAGGGTCAGGGGCTCGTCAACTACTGGGGCTACAACACGCTCAACTACTTCACCCCGCACGCCGCCTACGCCACACGTTCGGCCCAGTCGGGCGGCACCGGCGCCGTGCTGCGCGAGGTGAAGGGCATGGTCAAGCTGCTGCACGAGGCCGGCCTCGAGGTCGTGCTCGACGTGGTCTACAACCACACCGCCGAGGAGGGCGCGGACGGCCCGACCACGAGCTTCCGCGGCCTCGATGCGGCCACCTGGTACCGGCAGACCGACGACGGCCGGTACATCGACACGACGGGCTGCGGCAACACGATCGACTTCTCGCAGCCGGTCGCGCAGCGGCTCGTGCTCGACTCGTTGCGTTACTGGGCGAACGAGGTGCAGATCGACGGGTTCCGCTTCGATCTGATGGCGACGCTGGGGCGGGATGCCGCTGCCGTGTTCGACCCGGAGCACCCGCTGCTCCGGGCCATCCTCGACGACCCGGAGCTACAGGGCGTCACCATGATCGCCGAGCCGTGGGACGTCGGGATGGGCGGCTGGCAGGTCGGCCGGTTCCCGGCCGGGTACCACGAGTGGAACGACGGATTCCGCGATCGGGCGCGCGCGTTCTGGCTCACCGACCTCGGTGCGGCGCGCGCGCAGGGCACCGCGCCGGAGGGCATCGGATCGCTCGCCCGCCGCATGACCGGCAGTGCGCACGTCTTCGCCGAGGAGCGCGGCCCGCTCGCCAGCGTGAACTTCATCACCGCGCACGACGGCTTCACCCTCGCCGACCTCACGGCCTACGGCACGAAGCACAACGCGGGCAACGGCGAGGAGAATCGCGACGGCACCGACAACAACCGCTCGTACAACTTCGGCGTCGAGGGGGCCACGGACGACCCCGGCATCACGCTCGACCGCCGCAAGGCGATGCGCAACCTGCTCGGCACGCTGCTGCTGAGCGCCGGCATGCCGATGCTCACCGCGGGCGACGAGATCGGCCGCACGCAGCGCGGCAACAACAACGCCTACTGCCACGACAGCGAGCTGACCTGGATCGATTGGCACCTCGAGGGCTGGCAGCATGACCTGCGCCGGGTCGTGCAGCGACTGCTGCAGCTGCGACGCGAGAATCCCGCCCTCCGCCCCCAGCGGTACGGGCGCTGGGGCGAGACGGTGCCCCACGCCACGCAGATGGACTGGTTCAACAAGGACGGCGCCGCCATGACCATGGAGGACTGGGACTCACCGGCCGAGCGCACGCTGCAGTACCTGGCCGCGTCGACGCCCGAGGTCGAGGCGTTCAACCGCATCCTGCTGATCGTGCACGGGTTGGAGGAGCCGGTCGAGGTCACCCTGCCCGCCCACGAGGGCGTCGAGGCCTACACCCTGCTGTGGGACAGTGCCCACGACCGCCTCGACGCGCACGAGCCCGTGCACGCGCCCGGCGAGCGGCTCACCGTCGGACCGGCGTCGATGCTGCTGTTCCGCGCCGAGGGGCCGGCCGAGGGCGATGGCTAG
- the ybaK gene encoding Cys-tRNA(Pro) deacylase, whose protein sequence is MASGPGTPATVALVAAGIPFTAHTYAHDPATTNYGLEAAHALGLDPDRVFKTLLAEADGRLVVGIVPVTGMLDLKSLAAAVGAKRAHMADPAVAERKTGYVVGGISPLGQKTALPTVLDETATLWDTIFVSGGRRGFDIELAPDDLLRLTGGQLADIAR, encoded by the coding sequence ATGGCTAGCGGGCCGGGAACGCCCGCCACGGTGGCGCTGGTCGCGGCGGGCATCCCGTTCACCGCCCACACCTACGCGCATGACCCGGCCACCACGAACTACGGCCTCGAGGCCGCGCACGCTCTCGGGCTCGACCCCGATCGCGTGTTCAAGACGCTGCTGGCCGAGGCGGACGGCCGCCTGGTCGTCGGCATCGTTCCGGTGACCGGGATGCTCGATCTCAAGTCGCTCGCCGCCGCCGTCGGCGCCAAGCGCGCCCATATGGCCGACCCGGCCGTGGCCGAGCGCAAGACCGGCTACGTGGTCGGCGGCATCTCCCCCCTCGGGCAGAAGACGGCGCTGCCGACGGTACTCGACGAGACCGCGACCCTCTGGGACACGATCTTCGTCTCGGGCGGCCGGCGCGGCTTCGACATCGAGCTCGCGCCCGACGACCTGCTGCGCCTCACCGGCGGGCAGCTGGCCGACATCGCCCGCTGA